One genomic segment of Rhizobium sp. 11515TR includes these proteins:
- a CDS encoding anhydro-N-acetylmuramic acid kinase has product MEPIWAVGLMTGTVLDGNIDVAMLKTDGERIEEFGPYVLAPYPSWIRELLEETLRQARAWNFEGPEPAIFKAAEEALTRAQSEAVKELVESNGMTMADIGVVGFHGQTVLHRAPQKDRLGQTRQLGDGELMRSILGTKVAYDFRSADMRAGGQGAPLAAAYHTALLRGAGAAGEAAILNLGGVANVTWWDGEGNFVAFDTGPANAPLNDFIKSRGLGEMDRDGALGAAGKVDEARLERLLQHPYMTAPYPKSLDRFDFGAAMADGLSPEDGAATLSAFTASAVGKALDLLPRRPTKVVVSGGGRHNPTIMSMLKSRAGVEPIFAEDLGWRGDAVEAECFAFLAVRVLRGLPISFPGTTGVPAPMRGGRLAE; this is encoded by the coding sequence ATGGAACCAATCTGGGCAGTCGGTCTGATGACCGGGACCGTCCTCGACGGCAATATCGATGTCGCCATGCTGAAGACGGACGGCGAGCGGATCGAGGAGTTCGGCCCCTATGTTCTGGCTCCTTATCCCAGCTGGATTCGGGAACTGCTGGAAGAGACGCTGCGGCAGGCGCGCGCGTGGAATTTTGAGGGACCCGAACCGGCGATCTTCAAGGCGGCCGAGGAAGCTTTGACGCGAGCGCAGTCGGAGGCCGTGAAGGAACTCGTGGAAAGCAACGGCATGACGATGGCCGACATCGGCGTTGTCGGTTTCCATGGCCAAACCGTGCTGCATCGCGCGCCGCAGAAGGACCGGCTGGGGCAGACGCGCCAGCTTGGGGACGGTGAGCTGATGCGGTCCATTCTCGGCACCAAGGTCGCCTATGATTTCCGTTCGGCCGACATGCGTGCCGGCGGGCAGGGCGCACCGCTTGCTGCTGCCTATCATACCGCGCTGCTGCGCGGGGCGGGTGCCGCAGGAGAGGCGGCCATTCTCAATCTTGGCGGCGTTGCCAATGTCACCTGGTGGGATGGAGAGGGCAATTTCGTTGCCTTTGATACCGGTCCTGCCAATGCGCCGCTCAATGATTTCATCAAGTCCCGCGGGCTCGGCGAAATGGACCGTGACGGTGCGCTTGGAGCTGCCGGCAAGGTCGATGAGGCGCGGCTCGAGCGGCTGTTGCAGCACCCATATATGACTGCGCCCTATCCGAAATCGCTGGATCGTTTCGATTTCGGTGCCGCCATGGCGGATGGCCTCAGCCCGGAAGATGGCGCCGCCACGCTTTCGGCCTTCACGGCAAGCGCCGTCGGCAAGGCGCTGGACCTGCTGCCGCGCAGGCCCACCAAGGTCGTCGTCAGCGGCGGCGGCCGGCACAACCCGACGATCATGTCGATGCTGAAAAGCCGGGCCGGCGTCGAGCCGATCTTTGCCGAAGATCTCGGCTGGCGCGGCGATGCAGTCGAGGCGGAATGCTTTGCGTTTCTCGCCGTACGCGTTCTGCGTGGCCTCCCGATCAGCTTCCCCGGCACGACGGGCGTGCCGGCGCCGATGCGCGGCGGACGCCTCGCAGAGTAA
- a CDS encoding serine hydrolase domain-containing protein: MAAGGSMRFQERFDRAFAPLEQSVAAARIPGGVLGIVDLDGNRRVRAAGSAQKVPDIRPMLADTWFDLASLTKVIFTTPRILALAEAGTIDLDAPLTTLLPDLRQYSAEAWERKVTFRQCLGHQTPFPAVEPIYTYGRDPDLLRTFILQREWRAGPPVYSDINFILLGFALERLNRKTIRAMDPGPGFAFSTPPELAAATEDCTWRHRVLSGEVHDDNCSALQGAGHAGLFGTVDSILDFAKGLLDGSGASAQSIALMRTPLSATRTHGWERPYDGWHGGTLCSPGTIGHTGFTGVALWIDFDQGRAWTLLTNRIHPTRHFDSGILALRQTVSDLVNAA, translated from the coding sequence ATGGCAGCAGGGGGGAGCATGCGGTTTCAGGAGCGTTTCGATCGGGCCTTCGCGCCGCTCGAGCAATCGGTTGCGGCGGCGCGCATTCCCGGCGGCGTGCTTGGTATCGTCGATCTCGACGGCAACCGACGGGTTCGCGCTGCCGGTTCGGCACAGAAGGTACCTGACATTAGGCCGATGCTGGCCGATACCTGGTTCGATCTCGCATCCCTTACGAAAGTCATTTTCACCACGCCGCGCATCCTGGCCCTGGCCGAGGCTGGCACGATCGACCTTGATGCTCCGTTGACGACGCTGCTCCCTGACCTGCGTCAATACAGCGCCGAGGCATGGGAACGGAAGGTGACGTTCCGCCAGTGCCTGGGTCACCAGACACCGTTTCCGGCAGTCGAGCCGATCTACACCTACGGCCGCGACCCCGACCTCCTGCGCACCTTCATTCTGCAGCGCGAATGGCGCGCCGGCCCGCCCGTCTATTCCGATATCAATTTCATCCTACTCGGCTTCGCGCTGGAGCGGCTGAATAGAAAGACAATCCGAGCCATGGATCCGGGGCCGGGATTTGCCTTCTCCACGCCGCCGGAATTGGCTGCTGCAACGGAAGACTGCACCTGGCGTCACCGCGTTCTCTCGGGCGAGGTTCATGACGACAATTGTTCGGCGCTGCAGGGCGCCGGCCATGCCGGGCTGTTCGGCACGGTGGATTCGATCCTCGATTTCGCTAAGGGATTGCTTGACGGTAGCGGCGCGTCGGCGCAGTCAATCGCGCTGATGCGGACACCGCTTTCGGCCACACGCACGCATGGCTGGGAACGGCCCTATGACGGTTGGCATGGCGGCACTCTTTGCTCGCCCGGCACGATCGGCCATACGGGGTTTACAGGCGTGGCCCTCTGGATCGATTTCGACCAAGGCCGAGCCTGGACCCTCCTTACCAACCGCATCCATCCGACACGCCATTTCGACAGCGGCATTCTGGCGCTCCGTCAGACCGTCAGCGATCTCGTCAACGCAGCATAG
- a CDS encoding ABC transporter ATP-binding protein: MTPLLSVCDLSVGFGRNAEANPIVRSVSFDLEAGETLAIVGESGSGKSVTALSINRLVDFGGGRIIGGSIRFKRGDNSILDLTKAGEAELTKIRGAEIGMIFQEPMTSLNPVLTIGTQIEESFRLHRGLTGKQAKAAAKDALDRVRIPDAARRLTYCPNQLSGGMLQRVMIATALACNPRLLIADEPTTALDVTVQAQIMALLAELKRETSMSMIFITHDIGLVAGIADKVMVMQAGQAVEQGELNQILDHPSHPYTRHLLHSIPHFASGQAARTDFQRNEASPKPALKVDGLTVRFPVKGGLLRRSSGAVHAVEGVGFDLMPGETLAIAGESGSGKSTTARAILGLVKSTRGSFTTNSGKAADRTSAVQMVFQNPYASLNPRLRIDSILAEPVIAAGSRVSAETRDRMVMLLNRVGLPENALERYPHEFSGGQRQRLCIARALMPNPSVLVLDEAVSALDVSVQAQVLELLIELQREYGLAYLFISHDMAVVERIAHRIAVIYAGQIVEIGDAASVLSEPKHSYTRRLIAAVPTVARRKENFTLDTRQVPSLVRPLGFEPAVPEWRRFAPDHIALAEA; encoded by the coding sequence ATGACACCGCTTCTTTCCGTTTGCGATCTCAGCGTCGGCTTCGGACGCAATGCCGAGGCCAATCCCATCGTTCGCAGCGTCAGCTTCGATCTCGAAGCGGGCGAGACGCTGGCGATCGTCGGCGAGAGCGGCTCGGGCAAGTCAGTAACGGCACTGTCAATTAATCGCCTCGTCGATTTCGGCGGTGGCCGCATTATCGGCGGCTCGATCCGGTTCAAGCGTGGCGACAACAGCATCCTCGATCTCACCAAAGCGGGCGAAGCGGAACTGACGAAGATCCGTGGTGCCGAGATCGGCATGATCTTCCAAGAGCCGATGACCTCTCTTAATCCGGTTCTGACCATCGGCACGCAGATCGAGGAATCCTTCCGGCTGCATCGCGGCCTGACCGGCAAGCAGGCGAAAGCGGCGGCCAAGGACGCCCTGGATCGTGTGCGTATTCCGGATGCGGCGCGTCGGTTGACCTATTGTCCGAACCAGCTTTCCGGCGGCATGCTTCAGCGCGTGATGATCGCAACGGCCCTTGCCTGCAATCCGCGTCTATTGATTGCCGATGAGCCGACGACGGCGCTCGATGTCACTGTGCAGGCGCAGATCATGGCACTGCTCGCCGAATTGAAGCGCGAGACCAGCATGTCGATGATCTTCATCACGCACGATATCGGCCTCGTTGCCGGCATTGCCGACAAGGTGATGGTGATGCAGGCAGGCCAGGCGGTTGAGCAGGGCGAGCTTAATCAGATCCTCGATCATCCAAGCCATCCCTATACCCGGCATCTATTGCATTCCATCCCGCATTTCGCGTCGGGGCAGGCTGCACGCACCGATTTTCAAAGGAATGAGGCGTCGCCCAAGCCGGCATTAAAGGTTGATGGCTTGACGGTCCGTTTTCCGGTTAAGGGCGGCCTCCTTCGGCGGTCGAGCGGCGCCGTTCATGCCGTCGAAGGCGTCGGTTTCGACCTGATGCCGGGCGAGACGTTGGCGATCGCCGGCGAAAGCGGATCGGGTAAATCCACCACCGCCCGCGCGATCCTCGGATTGGTGAAATCGACCCGCGGCAGCTTTACGACGAATAGCGGCAAGGCGGCGGATCGCACCAGCGCGGTGCAAATGGTCTTCCAGAACCCATACGCTTCGCTCAACCCGAGACTGCGCATCGATAGCATCCTTGCCGAACCGGTGATCGCCGCGGGCAGCCGCGTCTCAGCCGAGACACGAGACCGGATGGTTATGCTTTTGAATCGCGTGGGGTTGCCGGAAAACGCCCTGGAGCGCTATCCGCACGAATTTTCCGGCGGCCAGCGTCAGCGGCTTTGCATCGCGCGCGCTTTGATGCCGAATCCCTCGGTGCTGGTGCTTGATGAAGCGGTTTCCGCGCTCGACGTGTCCGTTCAAGCTCAGGTTCTGGAATTGTTGATCGAGCTTCAGCGCGAATATGGTCTTGCCTATCTCTTCATCTCACATGACATGGCTGTCGTGGAGCGGATCGCCCATCGCATCGCGGTGATCTATGCCGGCCAGATCGTCGAGATCGGCGATGCCGCCTCGGTCTTGTCCGAGCCCAAGCATTCCTATACCAGGCGGTTGATCGCGGCGGTTCCGACGGTTGCGCGGCGCAAGGAAAACTTCACGCTCGATACTCGCCAGGTTCCGTCGCTAGTGCGCCCCTTGGGCTTCGAGCCGGCCGTTCCCGAGTGGCGCCGCTTTGCGCCGGATCACATCGCACTGGCAGAAGCCTGA
- a CDS encoding ABC transporter permease gives MRIVKAIFGHMSGRIGGVIVLIYILLAILGTLGVTPHDPLTQNRIDRLHAPSLTYWMGTDLFGRDVASRLMHGIGESFIVAFFSVAVATLIGTVLGLTAAWSGKRWDGVIMRAMDVLLAFPAILLALLIIAIVGPGTWTSVAAIAIVYTPIFTRVVRGPALSLKGRDFVDAARTFGSSRSYILTRHLLLNLVAPLTVQVTLALAWSLLTEAGLSFLGLGTQPPASSLGLMLSDSRNLMETAPWLLIFPGVTIMISILGFNLLGDALRDILDPKMRRATV, from the coding sequence ATGCGCATCGTCAAAGCCATCTTCGGACATATGAGCGGCCGGATCGGCGGCGTTATCGTTCTTATCTATATCCTGCTTGCCATTCTCGGCACGCTCGGTGTCACGCCGCACGATCCACTGACGCAGAATCGCATCGATAGGCTGCATGCGCCGAGCCTCACATACTGGATGGGCACGGACCTCTTCGGCCGCGATGTTGCGAGCCGCCTGATGCACGGCATCGGCGAATCCTTCATAGTCGCCTTCTTTTCCGTCGCTGTTGCGACCCTGATCGGCACCGTGCTTGGCTTGACCGCTGCCTGGTCGGGCAAACGTTGGGATGGCGTCATCATGCGCGCGATGGATGTGCTTCTAGCTTTCCCGGCGATCCTGCTGGCGCTCCTGATCATCGCCATTGTCGGGCCTGGTACCTGGACAAGCGTTGCCGCAATTGCGATCGTCTATACGCCGATCTTCACCCGCGTCGTGCGCGGCCCGGCTCTTTCCTTGAAGGGACGCGATTTCGTCGATGCCGCCCGCACCTTCGGCAGCAGCCGTTCTTACATCCTGACGCGGCATCTCCTGCTCAATCTCGTCGCACCCTTGACGGTGCAGGTAACACTGGCGCTCGCCTGGTCGCTGCTGACGGAGGCGGGTCTCAGCTTCCTCGGCTTGGGAACGCAGCCGCCGGCTTCTTCGCTTGGGCTGATGCTGAGCGACAGTCGCAATCTCATGGAAACGGCGCCTTGGCTGCTGATCTTCCCCGGCGTGACCATCATGATTTCCATTCTCGGCTTCAACCTGCTCGGTGATGCCCTGCGCGATATCCTTGATCCGAAGATGCGGAGGGCGACCGTATGA
- a CDS encoding ABC transporter permease has product MSYLTRRLMTFPLIMLGVSIFVFVSIRLVPGDAITAMLGTNAGLLTPEQREALAAYFGIDQSWPIQYWHWLLGVFRGNLGISVTYGKPVLDIILERFPLTLELALLSMMIALAIGLPAGVFAATRNEKLSDLAVRIVAMIGQSTPNFVLGLLLIYALSAGFGMLPTMGAFTPLWENPLENLSQMILPALTLGFAFAASVTRVVRSAMLDVLSDDYVRTARSRGVPARGVIWRHALPNALIPVVTLSGVEFGYLLGGAVLVEQIYALPGLGRMVLDAILQRDYALVQGSVLFIAFNFMIVNLLVDLAYVALDPRVRLGEG; this is encoded by the coding sequence ATGTCATATCTGACGCGCCGGCTGATGACATTCCCGCTGATCATGCTGGGCGTTTCCATCTTCGTCTTCGTCTCCATCCGGCTGGTGCCGGGCGATGCGATCACGGCGATGCTCGGAACCAATGCGGGCTTGCTGACGCCGGAGCAGCGAGAGGCTCTAGCCGCCTATTTCGGCATCGACCAGTCCTGGCCGATCCAGTACTGGCACTGGCTGCTCGGTGTATTTCGGGGCAATCTCGGCATATCGGTTACCTATGGCAAGCCGGTGCTCGACATCATCCTGGAACGCTTTCCGCTGACGCTCGAGCTTGCCTTGCTTTCCATGATGATTGCGCTTGCCATCGGCCTGCCGGCGGGAGTCTTCGCCGCTACGCGGAACGAGAAACTGTCCGACCTTGCCGTGCGCATCGTCGCCATGATCGGACAGTCCACGCCGAATTTCGTTCTCGGACTGCTGCTGATCTATGCCTTGTCGGCGGGATTTGGCATGTTGCCGACCATGGGTGCATTCACACCCCTTTGGGAGAACCCGCTCGAAAATCTCAGCCAGATGATCCTGCCGGCGCTGACGCTCGGTTTTGCCTTTGCCGCTTCCGTGACACGCGTCGTGCGCTCCGCCATGCTCGATGTCCTGAGCGATGATTATGTCCGCACCGCCCGCAGCCGTGGCGTGCCGGCGCGCGGCGTCATCTGGCGGCATGCTTTGCCGAATGCATTGATCCCGGTGGTGACCTTGAGCGGCGTCGAATTTGGCTATCTGCTTGGCGGTGCCGTGTTGGTCGAGCAGATCTATGCCCTCCCCGGGCTGGGGCGCATGGTACTCGATGCCATCCTGCAGCGCGACTACGCGCTGGTGCAGGGCAGCGTGCTATTCATTGCCTTCAATTTCATGATCGTCAATCTGCTGGTCGATCTCGCTTACGTCGCGCTTGATCCGCGCGTTCGGCTTGGAGAAGGCTGA
- a CDS encoding ABC transporter substrate-binding protein — translation MEGNFGKKLISGVALAVGIGLATVAIPVEAATLRMAWSQDATGLDPHKQTAFSSIRLLELIYEPLVRLDSNLQIAPGVAESWQFSPDGKQLTFKLNAKAKFQNGAAVTSADVKASFQRILDQATGAVARANFLSIASIDTPDANTVVFNLSQPDVPLLTAMTSLNAAIVPASEITAGTIGTKAIGSGPFKLDSWVPNSKEILSANKDWAGGVTGVDGINISVLPDETAILASLRTGQIDFALLNDPLVATLVPKEPKLQLTRTPVLSYNVLQLNPSRKPMDQLAVRQAISCAIDRKDVMDTAALGEGKVTGPLTMPLYATDPSKLFCYTRDVAKAKKLMADAGFANGFSATVIAATGEPPTATAEAQVIQSQLAEIGIKLDIKVMELNVYVDTWLKGNFDMAVALNGGSADPYSMYNRYWTKTGNLQKVANYIDDTLDSLMQKGRAETDPGKRKEIFAEFEKHLAEVSPWIWLYTAYGYTAEQKNVEGFVPTPTGSLFGLSKVSIK, via the coding sequence GTGGAAGGGAATTTTGGAAAGAAGTTGATTTCGGGCGTGGCGCTGGCCGTGGGGATCGGTCTGGCGACGGTTGCGATACCCGTAGAGGCAGCGACGTTGCGCATGGCATGGTCGCAGGACGCAACCGGGCTCGATCCGCATAAGCAGACGGCCTTCTCCTCCATCCGCCTGCTGGAGCTGATCTACGAACCGCTCGTTCGTCTCGACAGCAATCTGCAGATCGCGCCTGGCGTTGCCGAAAGCTGGCAGTTCTCGCCAGACGGCAAGCAGCTGACCTTTAAGCTCAATGCCAAGGCCAAATTCCAGAACGGCGCAGCTGTCACCTCGGCCGACGTCAAGGCCTCCTTCCAGCGCATTCTCGACCAGGCGACCGGCGCGGTCGCTCGGGCCAACTTCCTGTCGATTGCAAGCATCGACACGCCCGATGCCAATACCGTTGTCTTCAATCTGTCGCAGCCCGACGTTCCCCTTCTGACGGCCATGACGAGCCTCAACGCGGCGATCGTTCCGGCAAGCGAGATCACCGCCGGCACTATCGGCACGAAGGCGATCGGCTCCGGCCCCTTCAAGCTCGACAGCTGGGTTCCGAATTCCAAGGAAATCCTGAGCGCCAACAAGGATTGGGCCGGCGGTGTCACCGGCGTCGATGGCATCAATATCAGCGTGTTGCCGGATGAAACCGCGATCCTTGCGTCGCTCCGCACCGGTCAGATCGATTTCGCGCTGCTCAACGATCCACTCGTGGCAACGCTTGTGCCGAAGGAGCCGAAGCTGCAGCTCACTCGCACGCCAGTGCTCTCCTACAACGTCCTGCAGCTTAATCCCTCGCGCAAGCCGATGGATCAGCTCGCCGTGCGTCAGGCGATCTCCTGCGCCATCGATCGCAAAGATGTGATGGATACGGCCGCCCTCGGCGAAGGCAAGGTAACGGGGCCGCTGACGATGCCGCTCTATGCGACCGATCCCAGCAAGCTCTTCTGCTACACGCGCGATGTCGCCAAGGCGAAGAAGCTGATGGCCGATGCCGGCTTTGCCAACGGCTTTTCGGCGACTGTGATTGCCGCAACCGGCGAGCCGCCGACCGCTACGGCCGAGGCGCAGGTCATTCAGTCGCAGCTCGCCGAAATCGGCATCAAGCTCGATATCAAGGTGATGGAACTCAACGTCTATGTCGACACCTGGCTGAAGGGCAATTTCGACATGGCTGTAGCGCTCAATGGCGGCAGTGCCGACCCCTATTCGATGTACAACCGTTATTGGACAAAGACCGGCAACCTGCAGAAGGTCGCCAACTATATCGACGACACGCTCGACAGCTTGATGCAGAAGGGCCGCGCGGAGACCGATCCGGGCAAGCGCAAGGAGATCTTCGCCGAATTCGAAAAGCATCTCGCCGAAGTCTCGCCCTGGATCTGGCTCTATACGGCTTATGGCTATACGGCCGAGCAAAAGAACGTCGAAGGTTTCGTGCCTACACCGACCGGCTCGCTGTTCGGCCTCAGCAAGGTTTCGATCAAGTAG
- the murQ gene encoding N-acetylmuramic acid 6-phosphate etherase, whose amino-acid sequence MTEQTLISELEQLVSEGRNPNTMHIDLLPTFDILREINYEDQTVPVAVEKVIPAIAAAVNQIVAAFQKGGRLIYMGAGTSGRLGVLDASECPPTFSVPPDMVIGLIAGGPDALRRSIEGAEDDPVQGRQALEEIKLTKDDVVVGIAVSGRTPYVIGGLNYAKSIGAFTVALSCNPNSTIAGIADLAISPVVGPEILTGSTRLKSGTAQKLILNMLTTASMIRIGKSYQNLMVDVSASNKKLVARASRIVMQATGCTQQEARRVLDLTGNDVKLAILMEITGMAIEEARTALQNADGFLRKAINARTA is encoded by the coding sequence ATGACAGAACAGACGTTGATATCCGAACTGGAACAATTGGTTTCCGAAGGGCGCAATCCGAATACGATGCATATCGATCTGTTGCCGACCTTCGATATCCTGCGTGAAATCAATTATGAGGATCAGACGGTGCCCGTCGCCGTCGAGAAGGTCATTCCGGCGATTGCCGCTGCCGTCAATCAGATCGTCGCCGCTTTCCAGAAGGGTGGACGGCTGATCTATATGGGAGCCGGCACCAGCGGTCGTCTCGGCGTTCTCGACGCCTCCGAATGCCCGCCCACCTTCAGCGTGCCGCCTGATATGGTCATTGGATTGATTGCGGGCGGCCCGGATGCGCTGCGCCGTTCGATCGAAGGCGCAGAAGATGATCCGGTACAGGGGCGTCAGGCGCTGGAGGAGATCAAACTCACCAAGGATGATGTGGTCGTCGGCATCGCAGTCAGTGGCCGCACGCCCTATGTCATCGGTGGTCTGAACTACGCCAAGAGTATCGGTGCCTTTACCGTCGCACTATCCTGCAATCCCAATTCCACCATCGCCGGCATTGCCGATCTGGCGATCTCGCCTGTTGTCGGCCCGGAAATCCTGACCGGCTCGACCCGGCTGAAATCCGGCACGGCCCAGAAACTCATTCTCAACATGCTGACGACGGCGAGCATGATCCGCATCGGCAAGAGCTATCAGAACCTGATGGTCGATGTCAGCGCCAGCAACAAGAAGCTGGTGGCGCGCGCCTCGCGCATCGTCATGCAGGCGACCGGTTGCACCCAGCAGGAGGCCCGCCGGGTGCTTGATCTCACCGGCAATGACGTCAAGCTAGCCATTCTCATGGAAATTACCGGGATGGCCATTGAAGAAGCCCGCACGGCATTGCAAAACGCTGATGGATTCCTGCGCAAGGCCATCAACGCCAGGACTGCTTGA
- a CDS encoding type II toxin-antitoxin system VapC family toxin — MTEYLLDTNIISRFAPDKVPPSDAIRMWFHNQGEADALFLSAMSVSEIEKGIRSLHRRGGTERAKRLSDWLDFITDSFSDRILPMDTVVARVAGALEDDALSKGHNPGLGDIIIAATARAYDLTVITENLRHFRPLDVSADLPMVFRSE; from the coding sequence GTGACGGAGTACCTGCTCGATACGAATATTATCAGCAGATTTGCGCCGGATAAGGTGCCGCCCTCCGATGCCATCCGGATGTGGTTCCACAATCAGGGCGAAGCCGATGCGCTATTTCTGTCGGCCATGTCTGTCTCGGAGATCGAAAAGGGAATACGCTCCCTTCATCGTCGCGGCGGAACTGAGCGAGCCAAGCGTCTCTCTGACTGGCTCGATTTCATCACGGATAGTTTCAGCGATCGTATCCTACCCATGGATACAGTGGTCGCGCGGGTCGCCGGTGCTCTGGAAGACGACGCCCTGAGCAAGGGCCACAATCCTGGCCTCGGCGACATTATCATTGCAGCGACGGCGCGGGCTTATGACCTGACCGTCATCACCGAAAACTTACGGCATTTCCGGCCGCTCGACGTGTCGGCTGATCTTCCGATGGTTTTCAGATCGGAATGA
- a CDS encoding type II toxin-antitoxin system Phd/YefM family antitoxin, whose translation MSTISVAEAKAGFANLVDEAANGDFVTITRHGKPAAVLVSVEAAEAAKKALEKPKPNFGDFLLTFPGGVDLDRNSSKMRDVDL comes from the coding sequence ATGTCAACAATTAGCGTAGCAGAGGCAAAGGCAGGCTTTGCCAATTTGGTCGATGAAGCCGCCAACGGTGATTTTGTCACCATTACGCGCCACGGGAAGCCCGCTGCCGTACTTGTGTCGGTCGAAGCGGCAGAGGCCGCAAAGAAGGCTTTGGAGAAGCCCAAGCCGAATTTCGGGGATTTCCTGCTCACCTTTCCCGGTGGTGTCGATCTGGATCGAAACTCCTCAAAAATGAGGGACGTTGATCTGTGA
- a CDS encoding N-acetylglucosamine kinase, translating into MTAASENAPYFLGIDGGGTGCRARIEDAEGTVLGQGLSGPATTRLGIAEAWASISRAFDAAIEEAGLSADNIGRIHVGVGLAGIGRKGALDALKAIEHPFASIAFISDGEGASLGAHSGRDGAIVIAGTGSIGLGLVEGRQLRVGGYGFPISDEGSGAYLGLKAVQLALRAHDGREQKTALLAEIMQRFQNDPMEAVAWMDRASATDYAALAPMVLRHADQGDAAARRIVQSAAGHIDTLVRTLFEKGAPRVCLLGGLASPLEPWLSPDVRRRLKPSDGDAVSGAIILARQAICDSRTE; encoded by the coding sequence ATGACGGCCGCATCGGAAAACGCTCCCTATTTCCTCGGCATTGACGGCGGTGGCACCGGCTGCCGGGCTCGTATCGAGGATGCTGAAGGTACGGTTTTGGGGCAGGGATTGTCCGGCCCGGCAACGACCAGGCTCGGGATAGCCGAAGCATGGGCGTCGATTTCGCGTGCCTTTGACGCAGCAATCGAAGAAGCCGGGTTGAGTGCCGATAATATCGGGCGTATCCACGTCGGCGTCGGGCTGGCGGGCATCGGCCGCAAGGGCGCGCTTGATGCGTTGAAGGCGATAGAACATCCATTTGCCAGCATCGCTTTCATCAGCGATGGCGAGGGCGCCAGCCTTGGCGCCCATTCCGGTCGCGATGGTGCCATCGTCATCGCCGGCACCGGTTCGATCGGTCTCGGCCTCGTCGAAGGACGGCAATTGCGGGTCGGCGGCTATGGTTTTCCCATTTCGGATGAGGGGAGCGGCGCCTATCTCGGATTGAAGGCGGTGCAGCTTGCGCTGCGTGCCCATGACGGTCGCGAACAGAAGACCGCTTTGCTGGCCGAAATCATGCAGCGCTTCCAGAACGATCCGATGGAGGCAGTCGCCTGGATGGACCGGGCTTCGGCCACGGATTATGCCGCCCTTGCACCGATGGTCCTGCGACATGCCGATCAGGGAGATGCTGCCGCACGGCGGATCGTGCAAAGCGCGGCCGGCCATATCGATACTCTGGTTCGCACCCTGTTCGAGAAAGGTGCACCGCGCGTCTGCCTGCTCGGCGGTCTCGCAAGCCCGCTTGAACCCTGGCTCTCGCCCGATGTACGCCGTCGATTGAAACCCAGCGATGGCGACGCGGTATCCGGTGCGATCATTTTGGCAAGACAGGCAATTTGCGACTCTCGAACCGAATGA